One part of the Oenanthe melanoleuca isolate GR-GAL-2019-014 chromosome 26, OMel1.0, whole genome shotgun sequence genome encodes these proteins:
- the PSMA5 gene encoding proteasome subunit alpha type-5, translating into MFLTRSEYDRGVNTFSPEGRLFQVEYAIEAIKLGSTAIGIQTSEGVCLAVEKRITSPLMEPSSIEKIVEIDSHIGCAMSGLIADAKTLIDKARVETQNHWFTYNETMTVESVTQAVSNLALQFGEEDADPGAMSRPFGVALLFGGVDEKGPQLFHMDPSGTFVQCDARAIGSASEGAQSSLQEVYHKSMTLKEAIKSSLVILKQVMEEKLNATNIELATVEPGMKFHMYTKEELEEVIKDI; encoded by the exons ATGTTCCTCACGCGCTCCGAGTACGACCG GGGTGTGAACACGTTCTCTCCAGAGGGGAGGCTCTTCCAGGTGGAATATGCCATCGAGGCCATAAAG CTGGGCTCCACAGCCATTGGGATCCAGACCTCAGAGGGAGTTTGCCTGGCTGTGGAGAAGAGGATCACATCTCCCCTCATGGAGCCCAGCAGCATTGAGAAGATTGTGGAGATTGACTCCCACATTG GGTGTGCCATGAGTGGCCTAATAGCTGATGCAAAGACTTTAATTGACAAGGCCAGAGTGGAGACTCAG AATCACTGGTTCACCTACAACGAGACGATGACAGTGGAGAGTGTGACACAGGCTGTGTCTAACCTGGCCCTGCAGTTTGGGGAGGAAGATGCTGATCCAGGAGCCATG TCCCGCCCGTTCGGCGTCGCTCTGCTCTTCGGAGGAGTGGATGAGAAGGGGCCCCAGCT gtTCCACATGGACCCCTCGGGAACGTTCGTGCAGTGCGACGCCAGAGCCATCGGCTCCGCCTCGgagggagcccagagctccctgcaggaggTTTACCACAAG TCCATGACACTAAAGGAAGCCATCAAATCTTCCCTGGTCATCCTGAAACAAGTCATGGAGGAGAAACTAAATGCCACCAACATTGAG cttGCCACGGTGGAGCCTGGGATGAAATTCCACATGTACACAAAAGAGGAGCTTGAGGAGGTCATCAAGGATATTTGA
- the SYPL2 gene encoding synaptophysin-like protein 2 codes for MSEPGASAAGDKAPRLQDRVLRGLRWGRLQEPLGFIKVLEWLFAIFAFGSCGSFSGETGATVKCGSEGMTAINIQFGYPFRLYQVPFGMPKCEDESEARTLYLVGDFSAPAEFFVTLGVFSFLYSMAALVLYLRFHSLYTENTKLPFTDFCVTVCFAFFWLVAAAAWGKGLSDVKAATRPSTLIAAMPVCQGEDVVCKAGTTPAMGLANISVLFGFLNFLLWAGNCWFVLRETPWLRPPEPRDSAAEQGAIDKQ; via the exons atGTCGGAGCCCGGCGCCTCCGCGGCCGGTGATAAAGCGCCCCGGCTCCAG GACCGTGTCCTTCGTGGGCTGCGCTGGGGCCGCCTCCAGGAGCCCCTGGGCTTTATCAAGGTGCTGGAATGG CTCTTTGCCATCTTCGCCTTCGGCTCCTGCGGCTCCTTCAGCGGCGAGACCGGAGCCACAGTGAAATGTGGCAGCGAAGGGATGACAGCCATCAACATCCAGTTCGGGTACCCCTTCAG gTTATACCAGGTTCCCTTTGGGATGCCGAAATGTGAGGATGAATCAGAAGCCCGCACCCTGTACCTCGTTGGTGATTTCTCCGCTCCCGCCGAGTTTTTCGTGACCCTGGGGGTCTTCTCCTTCCTCTACTCCATGGCTGCTCTGGTGCTCTACCTCCGCTTCCATTCCCTGTACACCGAAAACACCAAGCTGCCCTTCACA GATTTCTGCGTCACCGTCTGCTTTGCCTTCTTCTGGCtggtggcggcggcggcgtgGGGCAAGGGGCTGAGCGACGTGAAGGCAGCCACGCGCCCCTCCACCCTCATCGCCGCCATGCCCGTCTGCCAGGGCGAGGACGTGGTCTGCAAAGCCGGCACCACGCCGGCCATGGGGCTGGCCAACATCTCGGTG ctcttcGGGTTCCTCAACTTCCTGCTGTGGGCCGGGAACTGCTGGTTCGTGCTGCGGGAGACGCCGTGGCTGCGGCCGCCCGAGCCCCGCGACAGCGCGGCCGAGCAGGGCGCCATCGACAAGCAGTAG